A single window of Dermacentor albipictus isolate Rhodes 1998 colony chromosome 1, USDA_Dalb.pri_finalv2, whole genome shotgun sequence DNA harbors:
- the LOC135897637 gene encoding solute carrier family 22 member 7-like, protein MTSQKRDAAPPPSHSLGEKVSGPNPVQLPRGADRDEEVPLGDGRFQKQVLMASMLAGTTFLLHLVSFRLTTRIMDHWCRPPDAFANLSVEEWRNLATPIEEDGSRSHCARRDPPDGGTKAYIVSCEAWDFDYAPYGNNIVSEWRLVCDRRWLIELAVLTYMVACVIALPIAGVTADRIGRKVVINVSLAALLVAGFTTSFANSYLLFVALRIVVSVTSNSLWLVQYSVLYEVSTPASRDYYCFLSMAVASVAMPLCVLGISRMRLAWDATHLVLMVPATMLAAVLYTVRDESPAWLLTTMDTREAERVALKATRMNNADAEFCRTWFASEALRPQRRNSEQPSERNVLSTILKQQKRRFLLLCYMWSALSFAFNQVNLNDIFPVKKAIAAAGILGMLPMYVVAYFFMSRCSAKRSCMVAMLLFSILAVALTAMYGGEQPLLSSVLVVLLRMLANLFVVLAFVVTVKYYPVKVRCTGICVGFALGRLTGSLGEVVFRLAPKHRRDAMIAVVAIVMALASLATEYLPPRVPSVVLAPASISTRSRRSSRFAGDEVKRWLQASLPRLPRGPVKARSSKGPRSRDERLPEQFLLRAPNISQS, encoded by the coding sequence ATGACTTCACAGAAGAGAGATGCTGCGCCTCCGCCGTCGCACTCACTCGGGGAGAAAGTTTCAGGCCCGAATCCCGTCCAGCTTCCGCGAGGCGCGGATCGGGACGAAGAAGTGCCGTTGGGCGACGGCCGTTTCCAGAAGCAAGTGCTGATGGCCTCGATGCTCGCCGGAACTACGTTCCTGTTGCACCTGGTGAGCTTTCGACTCACGACGCGCATCATGGACCACTGGTGTCGGCCGCCGGACGCGTTCGCCAATTTGAGCGTCGAGGAGTGGCGCAACCTGGCCACGCCCATCGAAGAGGACGGTAGCCGGAGTCACTGCGCGCGTCGCGACCCCCCCGACGGCGGCACTAAGGCGTACATAGTGAGCTGTGAAGCCTGGGACTTCGACTACGCGCCTTACGGCAACAACATCGTAAGCGAGTGGCGCCTGGTGTGCGACCGGCGGTGGCTCATCGAACTGGCCGTGCTGACCTACATGGTCGCTTGCGTCATCGCCCTCCCCATTGCAGGAGTCACCGCCGACCGCATTGGCCGAAAGGTCGTCATTAACGTCTCGCTCGCTGCGCTGCTCGTGGCCGGATTCACCACCAGTTTCGCCAACTCGTACCTGCTTTTCGTGGCGCTGCGCATCGTCGTGTCTGTGACGAGCAACTCTCTTTGGCTCGTCCAGTACTCGGTCCTCTACGAGGTCTCGACGCCAGCGAGCAGAGATTACTACTGCTTCCTCTCCATGGCGGTAGCCTCGGTCGCCATGCCCCTCTGTGTGctcggcatctcgcggatgcGACTGGCCTGGGACGCGACCCACCTCGTCCTCATGGTGCCCGCGACCATGCTGGCAGCCGTGCTTTACACGGTGCGCGACGAGTCGCCTGCCTGGCTCCTAACCACGATGGACACCCGGGAAGCCGAGCGCGTCGCCCTGAAAGCCACCCGCATGAACAACGCCGACGCCGAGTTCTGCCGCACCTGGTTTGCCTCCGAGGCGCTCAGGCCTCAGCGTCGGAACAGCGAGCAGCCCTCCGAGCGCAATGTCCTCTCTACGATCCTTAAGCAGCAGAAAAGGCGCTTCCTGCTGTTGTGCTACATGTGGTCTGCGCTGTCGTTCGCCTTCAACCAAGTGAATCTGAACGACATCTTCCCCGTCAAGAAGGCGATCGCCGCGGCCGGTATCCTGGGAATGCTGCCAATGTACGTCGTGGCATACTTTTTCATGTCGCGGTGCAGCGCAAAGCGCTCTTGCATGGTGGCGATGCTTCTCTTCAGCATTCTCGCCGTCGCCCTCACTGCTATGTACGGCGGCGAACAGCCACTGCTCAGCAGCGTGCTCGTCGTGCTTCTCCGCATGCTGGCCAATCTGTTTGTAGTGCTTGCCTTCGTTGTGACCGTGAAATACTATCCGGTCAAAGTGCGCTGTACGGGCATTTGTGTGGGTTTCGCACTCGGCAGACTGACCGGTTCTTTGGGCGAAGTTGTGTTCCGGCTGGCTCCCAAGCACCGCCGAGATGCCATGATTGCCGTCGTTGCTATCGTAATGGCGCTGGCCTCCTTGGCAACGGAGTACCTGCCGCCGAGAGTCCCCAGCGTCGTCTTGGCGCCCGCATCAATATCGACTCGCTCCAGAAGAAGCAGCCGCTTCGCAGGCGATGAGGTGAAGCGCTGGCTTCAAGCCTCGTTGCCTCGACTGCCCAGGGGCCCCGTCAAGGCGCGTTCTTCCAAGGGACCCCGTTCCAGGGATGAGAGGTTGCCCGAGCAATTTTTGCTGAGGGCTCCGAACATCTCCCAGTCGTAG